AATCTCGTCCTATTGATGAGCACGCGGTCGTCgtacaaactttcatatttctCTCGCTCATTATCGCGCCACAAACGGTTTCGACGTTTCTGCTTTTCTTTTTCTGTTTCTGCTGATACACTCATTgctgaaaacatatttaatatataacattccatgaaatatattgtaattggtttaattgtctaggtggcgtagttatattacggtgTGACTGCAATGGTgcggtctcgggttcgatgccAGCGCCGGGCAAATTGATATGAGGTTTTTCTACGCACTattagcccgaagtctggaatttgtgcctgatatggcaaaCTGCTCGCTTCCTgtcaaatcatgggacggaataaacacgACGAAAagttgttgcgcctctgcctaccttttcagGGATAgaaaaaggcgtgtgtgtgtgttttaagatatttatctACCTAAAACTTGTATGATAGGTAATGGGTGTCCGTTACctttttatcgatttttatcattaaaaatgtcAATGACGCTGAGTGCAGTGAAATAAGGAAaggtgaaataattatattataatataatgaattttcGCAATACCTACATAGTTATGTAGGTCTGTTTGAAGCCGGATATGTTACACGAGCTGATCCTGTAAtggacacttacgtggaccactatggtgggttttataTCTTGTGTATGGCAATCTCTATCTGGGCGGATACATTTAATATTCTGTGACCAGCTACCAGTATGATTTGAATGTACTTACAAATTAAATGTGTAAGCAACTTTCACATAGCTCAGTTCAATTAAATAtgttaagtattaaataaaaacatttcggTAGACATACCTACCATAATATATCTTACCTGAGTTTAATACGAGTAAAAATGTTGCCAACTCTTGTGTGATGCGCAATATTGACTGAGCTGAGTGCCATAACGATCTTAGAATAGATGGCATCGTCTGAAATGACAGGGACATTTACATTATTTGAACAGTACGATAACTTTATTAAGCGTTATAGTTATGATATATGTATGAATACAAATTAAACACAACGCTTTTCGTTGTAAAATCAGTGTCTAAAAAGCTTCTTTAAGGTGGCATGGTTAGAAAATGTGATCTTCGCTATACTTTTGTTAATATGATTTGTACCAAAACTTACCGGGCTGAAGTTGGATTTTTCATCTTTCGGCGGGAAACAGACGCCTTGGTAGTCATGTATCCAGTTAAGTTCGAACACAGAGGCATTAAGCAGAGCGCCCATAGCCGTCGGGTACAGAGTGGCGAGATGCTCCGTGACGTCATCCTCGTCTTCAGATCTTTGTTCCTCCTCGGGCTTGTCTCTCGCGACGACCCACCCGCCCTCGTCGACCAACACACACGCCCAGGCCACGTTATCGCAGCGAGGCACACATTTATCCTCGTCTTCCTCTTCGCATATCTGTAGTAACAGGTAACTATTTTCCTTTACGTGGCGTTCACGGAAACTTACACGTAATGGTCAATAATTCTGTTGTTCAATGCGTTTTTAAGAAAACGTAAGAAACTGATATGCGATATtgtattttaagtattaaatgTGCAGCgtgtacaatttaaaattaaaatatcgtcAAAACGCGCGTCATTTCTAGTATTGAAAACAAAGTGTGTACAATCAGCAGCTTTTAATTTGCagtagtaagtattttattatagataggTACTTACCGGAAAACTTGTGACACTACTGAGCAAATCTATCAAATGCTTTGTATGCAGGTGGTAGCCGGCTACTCCGATGATGCCCTTGTCAGGGAAGCCCAGAGTTTTTGCAACGGTCAGCCATTGTGATCGCGTATCCAGCTGAAATTGGACAT
Above is a genomic segment from Manduca sexta isolate Smith_Timp_Sample1 unplaced genomic scaffold, JHU_Msex_v1.0 HiC_scaffold_725, whole genome shotgun sequence containing:
- the LOC119193575 gene encoding uncharacterized protein LOC119193575, with the translated sequence GSLSSQYIKRLDIKIITALRYYVQFQLDTRSQWLTVAKTLGFPDKGIIGVAGYHLHTKHLIDLLSSVTSFPICEEEDEDKCVPRCDNVAWACVLVDEGGWVVARDKPEEEQRSEDEDDVTEHLATLYPTAMGALLNASVFELNWIHDYQGVCFPPKDEKSNFSPTMPSILRSLWHSAQSILRITQELATFLLVLNSAMSVSAETEKEKQKRRNRLWRDNEREKYESLYDDRVLINRTRFAACDRSRPFYQMQRTPKAMEMLKTSEALQMAAGRCHSTED